The genomic region TTAGGGCCTAGAATCTGGGGTAAGAATATAAATGGAATAGACTTTAGGATAAGTGCAATACCTTTTGGCGGATATGTAAAGATGAAAGGAGATACACCATCAGATCTAAACACTGAAGCACCAAACACATTTTACGGCACAAAACCTGTAAATAGAATTCTTATAGCATTCGCAGGACCTTTTTTCAACTATCTTTTTGCAGTAATAGTTATAAGCATCATATTCATAGTAGGTTTTAAAACCGTAGGATTCTTACCAAAAATCTATGTAGACACTTCAAAAGGTATTAACTACTTCAGTCTAGCAGGAATAAGATCGGGAGATACTATAAAAAGCATAGATGGTATTCAAATAAAAACTTTCCAAGAAATAGATTTAATACTGATATACAAAATGGATAAAAACGTTGAAATTGAATACATAAGAGACAATAAAGTATACAAAACAATAGTGTATATACCTAAAAATTATATAAACAACGAAGGTGGGCTTGGAATATCATATGCAGCCGAACCTGTAATAGGATCAATAATCAAAGGATCACCTTCAGAACAAGCAGGATTAAAAGAAAATGACATCATACTATCTATAGACGGAAGAAAAATAAACTTTTTCAACGAAATAGGTGAAATTCTATCGGAGGTAGGTAATAAAGAAGTCAATATAGAAGTACTAAGAGATGGTAAAAGAATGGTAATCAAAGTAAAACCATCCTATGATGAAAAAAACAAAAGATATGTTATTGGCATAGTACCAAAAATCTCATCAAATGAAATTGTAATAAACGAAAAGAAA from Brevinematales bacterium harbors:
- the rseP gene encoding RIP metalloprotease RseP, whose protein sequence is MTTFLSILLGILFLGIIVLVHELGHFIAARLRKVDVEIFSIGLGPRIWGKNINGIDFRISAIPFGGYVKMKGDTPSDLNTEAPNTFYGTKPVNRILIAFAGPFFNYLFAVIVISIIFIVGFKTVGFLPKIYVDTSKGINYFSLAGIRSGDTIKSIDGIQIKTFQEIDLILIYKMDKNVEIEYIRDNKVYKTIVYIPKNYINNEGGLGISYAAEPVIGSIIKGSPSEQAGLKENDIILSIDGRKINFFNEIGEILSEVGNKEVNIEVLRDGKRMVIKVKPSYDEKNKRYVIGIVPKISSNEIVINEKKETNPLLAFYKSFNYANEKLVEVIKGIQLLITGKVDVQSSIAGPIRLTYFLSTAIENQIAFQNLLILVSIISMAIGIFNLIPFPGLDGWHIVLSSVEAITKKKPSSSIITIIETVGFVAIITLIILVLFNDIFNLLVRDLKIFR